From Mycobacterium colombiense CECT 3035:
TCGACGGCGATGCTCCGCTTGTTGCGGTTCACCTGGAGATGCGCGGGACTGTTGTGGGGCGTGATCTGCCCCATGAAGTCCCGCAGATAGTCGCCCCGTCCCGGGCTTTCCACTTTGATGACGTCTGCCCCGAGATCGCCGAGCAGCATGCCCAGCGTGTCACCATTCAGCAGGGACGCTGATTCCACCACGCGCACGCCGGCAAGCAACGTGCCCTGATCGTCGTCCATATAGCCCTTCAATGGGTCTGTGCCACAACGGTCGCGCAATCGCAACGGCCGCGTGGCGACTAAACGGAAGCTCGTGCGGCGCCGCGCGCCTCGTTCTCAGGCATATCGTCACCCGCGTCGGTTCCTGCGGTCTGCAGCTCGGGCGTGCTGGCGCTGCCCGGTTGGCCTTCGGGGTAGAACTGCATGGCCCACCGCCGGATCATCCGGAAGCCCTTGCCTTCCGCGGTGGCCAGGGCAGGCGGATCGGTGTAGCGCTGATGCTGCCAGATGTTGAGGTCGGCGAGGAATTGGTTGTTGGCCATGCGCTGACGCCGCTCAAGACTTGCCGGCTGGTGGGGTCCGTCCTCGCCGGGAATCTTGTCCAACCAGACCGAGGACCGGATGTCGCAGGTTTCTTGGTCGACCGGCGTGACGGTGACTATCGTCCGCATGTTGTCGGGGCCCCAGAACTTGGCGAAGCCGACTCCGATGCCGACGTTGATGGCCTGAACTCCACCCCGCACAGCCCCGTTCGGCGTCAGGACGGTCTTGTCCTTCGTGCCGCCGAAGAGCATCTCGAAGTCGGCGTACGCCATGGCACCGTCGTACTCCTGGCGAGTGAACTCGGGTACGAAGGCCGCCCGATGGACGAACTTGAAGTGCGCGAAATCCACACCGTTTTCCATGACGTATTGCGGATGCAATTCGAGTCCCGCGCGGTGCAGACAGCCTTCGGGATATGCGAGGTAGTAGTCGTCGGCAGTACGGCCGTCATCGTAGGCAGCGAAGACATCGGGGACTTCGAAGTAGGGTTCGCGCCCGTTGAGGTCGTGCCAGATGTAGACACATTCGTTGCGTTCGTTCACGGGCCAAGTGCGGATGCGCCGTGCCTTGTTGGGCCGGTCCTGGTACGGAATGCAGACGTTGCGCCCCTCGGCATTCCATTCCCAGCCATGGAAGGGACAGATGATGCGGTCCTCTTCCACATGGCCGCCGTAGCCCAGGTGGGCACCGAGATGCTCGCAGTAGGCGTTCATCACGGTCAGCGCACCGGCGGCGGACCGCCAGGCGACCAGCTCCTGGTCGAAGTACTTCATCCGGTGCACGTGACCGGGCTCGATCTCGGCGGACCAGGCCACCTGAAACCAGCCGGTGGGCTTCATAGAAAGCGCGGGCTTCGCCATTACATGTCCTCTCGTTCGATAGCGGGACCGAAATCCTGTCGTTTGACGGCCGCGATGAAACGGCGCAAATGGAGCTGAGCGAGCGCAGCGTCACCGGCGATGATGGCGTCCACCAGCTCGACGTGGCGCGCGTGCAACCATTCGATGGCTTGGCCCGGTTCTTCAGTGGCGCCGTAGGTGTGAAGCGTCAACTCTGACAACACACGGATGAAGAGTTCCAGAGCGGCATTGTCCGACTGACGCGCGATTTCGAGATGGATGTTGGGCAACTCCGTCCATGCGCGAGGCGCTTCGAGCAGCTCTTTGCCCAACAGATCGCGCAGGCGTTTGGCGCCGGCAGGATCGATCGACGCCGCCAGCTTGCTGATCGCGAGCTGCTCGAGCGCCATCCACACTTCGAACAGGTCAGCGCGATCGATGCCGGCATGGCTCAGGTACCGCCGGGCCGCATCTGTGACCAGTGACTGCTCGGGCTGGGTGACGAAAAGGCCGCCGCCCGGACCGCGGCGGGCCTTCGCGACCCCCCGCGCTTCCAGGATGCGTGCCGCTTCGCGGACCGCTGCGGTGCCGACATCAAACGTTTCGCACAGATCGGACTCCGAGCCGATGAGCCGTCCCGGTCCCCATCCCTCGACGCGTATCCGCTGCTCGATGCGCTGAGCCAGCGCCGCGCCGAGCGTCTGTCCCGCGACGGGACGCGGAGGTGTCGTTGGGCTGACGCCCTGGACTACTACTGTCATCGTCGACCTATCAGTTAGATCAATGGCTGTTTTTGACAGACTAGCCCAGCTTTATGTCGTACAGCAACGCTGGTTAGCCAATTCCATCGATTGATTTAGAGATTTCGACGGCAGGAGGAAACGCACCCGCCTGTCACGGCGAATGTGCCTTGCCGCCGGCGCCGTCGCTACGGCCGATTAAGGGCGCCCATGTCCACCGGAAGCACAATTCCGGTGACGTAGCGCGCCTCGTCGCTCGCGAGGTACAGCACCGCGTTGGAGATGTCAGACGGCTCGACCCACGGCTTACCCATCGGCATCATCATCGTGAACACCGGTTCGGCGTCCTCGATCGTCGGATTCTCCAGATCCGGCCGGAACAACTTGAACATCGCCTTGTTCTCGCTGATCAGCGCTGTATTCACGGTACCCGGGGCGATCACATTAACCCTGATCTGTTGCGCAGCAAGCTCATTCGACAGCGTCTTACCGATCGCCACAACGGCGGCTTTGGCCGAGTTGTAGTGCACGAGGTTGGGCACGTATTTGAGCCCCGCGCCCGAGCTGGTCAAGATGACCGAACCGCCGTTGCCGCCGGATATGACCGCGGGGACGGTCGCGGCGACCGTGTTGAACACGCCGGTCAGGTTGATGTCGATGACCGCGTTCCACTCATCCGGCGGTACTTCCCAGGTCATCCCGCCGGTCGGCGAGATGCCGGCGTTGGCGACCACAATGTCGAGGCGCCCGAACTCGTCGACACCCGTCTTGACGGCGTCGATGAGCGCGGTGCGATCGCGCACGTCGGCCTTGATGCCGATCATGCGCCGACCGGTCTTCTCCACCAGCGCGAGCGTCTCGTCCATGTCGTCCTGGGTGGCCAGGAGATAGGGGGCGAATTCCTCGTTCTCGAGAAGATCGATGCCGATGATGTCGGCGCCTTCCTCGGCCAGGCGCACGGCGTGCGAGCGGCCTTGACCCCGTGCCACACCCGTGATGAACGCGACCTTGCCCTGTACTCGTCCCATCGATTACTCCCTAACTTGCTAGTGTGCGATCCAGATGTTCTTCGGCCGAGTGAACTCTTCGATACCCCGACGGCCACCGATGCGGCCGTAGCCGCTCTGCTTGACCCCGCCGAACGGAACGGACGGCGGGATGCCGAATCCTCCGTTGACCCAAACCATTCCGCTCTCGAGCGCGGCGCTGACGCGATGGGCGCGTCGGAGGTTCTCGGTATGCACATAGGCGGCCAGCCCGTATGAGGTGTCGTTGGCCAGGGCCAGGGCCTCTTCTTCTGAGTCGAAGGGCATGACCGTCTGTACCGGCCCGAACACCTCCTCGCGCGCGAGCGGCGAGGTGTTGTCGACATCCGCGAAAACCGTTGGTGCAATATAAAAACCGCTGGATAAGGCGCCGTCCAGGCGCGTGCCCCCGGTGATCAGCCGGCCTGATTTGTTTTCCGTTGCCGCCTCGATCATTCCCATGATGCGGTCGCAGGCGCCCTGGCTGACCACGGGGCCCATCAACGTTGCGGGGCTCATCGGGTCGCCGATCGGGATCGCCTGCACGGCCGCCGCCAGATCATCGACGAAACGGTCATAGATGCTGCGGTGCACCATGACTCGCGTCCCGCAGATGCAGCCTTGCCCAGCGAGGTTGAGGGTGATGGCACCGGAGGCGGTCTGTACGGCGGCGGGTAGGTCGGCGTCGTCGAATACCAGAACCGCCGACTTGCCGCCGAGTTCCAGCCCCAGCGGCTTGAGCGTTTCGGCCGCACTGTGGATGATTTTGCGGGCCGTCACGCCGCTTCCGGTGAAGTGAAGTTTGTCGATGCCGGGATGGCATACGAGCGCCTCGCCGGCCGCAGGGCCGCCCGGCACGATATTGACCACGCCCGGCGGGAAGCCCGCTTCGAGGAACAGTCTGCCCATCTCGAGTGCTGAAAACGGCGCAAGCTCAGGTGGTTTGACGACCACACAGTTACCGGCGGCCAGTGCTGGGGCAACGGTCTGACCGATTGCCGTGATGGGGCCATTCCAGGGGATGATGATGCCGACGACGCCGTATGGCTCATCGAAGCTGTAATCCAATGCTGGGATCGGCCATGTCTGGTGCACCTCTCCCCCGCCTTTGTCAGCCCATCCCGCGTTGTAGGCGAACAGGTCGACGGCCATGAAGTTCTGCGCCTTGGCGATATTCAGTGCAGTGCCGTTGTCGATGGTATTCAGCCGCGAGAGGCGTTCAATG
This genomic window contains:
- a CDS encoding Rieske 2Fe-2S domain-containing protein, yielding MAKPALSMKPTGWFQVAWSAEIEPGHVHRMKYFDQELVAWRSAAGALTVMNAYCEHLGAHLGYGGHVEEDRIICPFHGWEWNAEGRNVCIPYQDRPNKARRIRTWPVNERNECVYIWHDLNGREPYFEVPDVFAAYDDGRTADDYYLAYPEGCLHRAGLELHPQYVMENGVDFAHFKFVHRAAFVPEFTRQEYDGAMAYADFEMLFGGTKDKTVLTPNGAVRGGVQAINVGIGVGFAKFWGPDNMRTIVTVTPVDQETCDIRSSVWLDKIPGEDGPHQPASLERRQRMANNQFLADLNIWQHQRYTDPPALATAEGKGFRMIRRWAMQFYPEGQPGSASTPELQTAGTDAGDDMPENEARGAARASV
- a CDS encoding FadR/GntR family transcriptional regulator — its product is MTVVVQGVSPTTPPRPVAGQTLGAALAQRIEQRIRVEGWGPGRLIGSESDLCETFDVGTAAVREAARILEARGVAKARRGPGGGLFVTQPEQSLVTDAARRYLSHAGIDRADLFEVWMALEQLAISKLAASIDPAGAKRLRDLLGKELLEAPRAWTELPNIHLEIARQSDNAALELFIRVLSELTLHTYGATEEPGQAIEWLHARHVELVDAIIAGDAALAQLHLRRFIAAVKRQDFGPAIEREDM
- a CDS encoding mycofactocin-coupled SDR family oxidoreductase, which translates into the protein MGRVQGKVAFITGVARGQGRSHAVRLAEEGADIIGIDLLENEEFAPYLLATQDDMDETLALVEKTGRRMIGIKADVRDRTALIDAVKTGVDEFGRLDIVVANAGISPTGGMTWEVPPDEWNAVIDINLTGVFNTVAATVPAVISGGNGGSVILTSSGAGLKYVPNLVHYNSAKAAVVAIGKTLSNELAAQQIRVNVIAPGTVNTALISENKAMFKLFRPDLENPTIEDAEPVFTMMMPMGKPWVEPSDISNAVLYLASDEARYVTGIVLPVDMGALNRP
- a CDS encoding aldehyde dehydrogenase family protein, which translates into the protein MTAVTPAPIDELPEPALLIGDRTITDASGGTFQHVYAATGQPTAQVPLAGTTEIDQAVAAARAALPGWRAMPADQRRNALNAMGKLIADNIERLSRLNTIDNGTALNIAKAQNFMAVDLFAYNAGWADKGGGEVHQTWPIPALDYSFDEPYGVVGIIIPWNGPITAIGQTVAPALAAGNCVVVKPPELAPFSALEMGRLFLEAGFPPGVVNIVPGGPAAGEALVCHPGIDKLHFTGSGVTARKIIHSAAETLKPLGLELGGKSAVLVFDDADLPAAVQTASGAITLNLAGQGCICGTRVMVHRSIYDRFVDDLAAAVQAIPIGDPMSPATLMGPVVSQGACDRIMGMIEAATENKSGRLITGGTRLDGALSSGFYIAPTVFADVDNTSPLAREEVFGPVQTVMPFDSEEEALALANDTSYGLAAYVHTENLRRAHRVSAALESGMVWVNGGFGIPPSVPFGGVKQSGYGRIGGRRGIEEFTRPKNIWIAH